The genome window AGGCACGTTTGTTTGCCGCACATTTGCGCCGCCGGTTTATCTGCTTAATCCCGAAGGGAAAAACGGCGCCCTGGGCGTAACGCAGGAGCTTAGTGAAAAAACCACCATCACCAGCCAGCTGATCTACCATGTGCAGCAACCCGCCGGAGACTATCTCGCCAGCCAGTTCGGGCTATCGGCTGACGAACCGGTGCATGCGATCCGCCGCGTACGACTTTTTGACGATGTTCCCGCGCTGATTGAAGACAGTTATATCCCGCTGGCAATCGTTGCCAACATTGACGATGACACCCTCCAGCATCACTCGCTGTATTCGTTCATTGAAAAAAGCTGCCGGCAAAAAATCGGCGGGACGGATACAGAAGTCGCCGCCAGCCTGTTTAATGCTGAAATGGCCAAACTTCTGAGTATCCCGGTCAACTCCGCAATGTTGCACATTAAGGAGCGCACGTGGCTGGCTGATGGCACGGTATTTAACTATTCATGGAGCTATAACCGTGGCGATCTGTTCCGTATGCGCAGCCGTAAAGTGCTTACGTCCTGAAAAACTGCGGTAGATAGTCGCGATGCGCATCGAGCAATTCATCCAGCACCTGCTTTGCAACTTTACCCGACGGCACCAGCGGATTCAGGGTCAGCGCCTGTAATGCTGCGCCATAACTTCCGGTTACCGCTGCCTCAACCGCCATCTCCTCCCAGGATTTCATGACTGACACCAGGCCGGAAACCGTAGAAGGCAGCGGATCGTTATTTAACGGGATGGCTCCGTAGCGGCCAATAACACAGGTGGTTTCAATCGCGACGTTATCAGGTAAGGAGCGGATCGCGCCGTTATTACGCACGTTTACCGTCATCAACAAATTTTTATCGTTATAGATGGCGCTGATCAGTTCGCAGGCGGCTTCGGAGTAGTACGCCCCTCCGCGTTGCTCAAGCTGCTTCGGTTTTTCATGCAGATCGGGATTTTTATACAGCTCGAACAGTTCATGCTCGACGGCTTTGACCACTTCCCCGCGCGTACCGTGCTCTTTATATTCCTGCAGTTGCTTATCCAGCACGTCGCTGGTGGTGTAGTAATACTGGTGATACGGGCAGGGAATGACTCCCAGATGCTGGATTTGCGCCTGGAGCCACGGAATATCCGGGATATTTTTTGGCTTATGCGCGCTGTCATAACGCAGGTTCTTCAGCACCTCAGGCATGACATCTTTTCCGTCCATATAGACATGCGTGCCGTACAGGAAGTGATTCAGGCCCACCAGTTGTAGCAAAAAGCGGGATTTATCTACGCCCAGAATTTCCGCCACCATGCGCTGCATCGACTGGGAGAGATTGCACAGGCCGACGCATTTAATCCGGCTATGTTTAATAACAGCTTCCGTAACAATACCGCTTGGATTAGTAAAGTTGATAAGCCATGCATCAGGGCATAATGCTTCCATATCCCGACAGATATCCAGGATCACCGGAATAGTACGCAGCGCTTTAGCCAACCCACCTGCACCATTCGTTTCCTGACCAATCAGTCCATGAGAAAGCGGAATACGTTCGTCTTTAATTCGGGCATCCAGCTGCCCGACACGTAGCTGAGTAGTGACGAAATCCGCATCTTTTAGCGCCTCCCGCCGGTCGAGCGTCAGGTGGATCTGACAGTCGATTCCTGCCGCCTCCACCATCCTTTTTGCCAGATTACCCACGATTTCAAGTTTTTCGCGCCCGGCCTCTACATCGACCAGCCAAATCTCACCGATCGGTAATTCATGATGGCGCTGAATAAAACCTTCAATAATTTCTGGCGTATAGGAACTACCGCCGCCGATGGTCACGATCTTGAGTTTCTTATTCATCATGCGATCCTTTTACTTTTCTGTTACCAATGATTCATCAGCGCTTTTTGCGGCGTAGTCAGATTCATCGCGCAGGTATTGTCGGTCGAGAGTCATCACAAAGGGATAATAAATTGTCATCGCCACAATAAGATTAATTGCCTGGAATAAAATGCCTTTCCATCCGCAGATTAAAAATCCGCTAATAAAAATTGGTGTCGTCCATGGAATTTCAATTCCGGATGTTAGCGGCAGAAATCCGCTGGCCATGGCACTGTAAGTAATGACACACAGTACTACCGGTACGATAATAAACGGTATGAGCAGCACCGGATTTAAGGCAATGGGCACGCCAAAAATAATAGGCTCGTTAATATTAAATATCGCTGCCGGGGTGGCTAATTTAGCGATTTCACGCATTCGCTTACTTTTAGCCCGTAATAACATAACCAGAAGCATTGCCAGCGTAAAACCGGTACCACCGCAAATCAGGAATACATCGCGGAACTGCTGCGTAATAATATTGCCTGGCGGCAACCCTGCTTTCATGGCCTGCAAATTTTCCAGTGTCAGCGATCGCCAGATTGGCCCCATGATCGCCGTCACAATAGAGTCGCCGTGTAAACCGAAAAACCAAAAGAAACTGATGAAAAACTCGGCGATCATCTGTGAAGGCAGCGTGTTACCCAGCTTCATCATTGGTGCCTGCAGGACCAAGAAAATCATCTCCTGAACGGTACCGTATGCGGTAGATTCGAAAAACAGCCGTATGAGCCAGAACACCAGCACGATGAGCAAAGAGGGAATAAGAGAGCTAAAGCTATTCGCCACCGCCGGAGGCACACTGTCAGGCATCGAAATCATTAATCGGCGATGGCTGAACAGGCGGTAAAGCCTGACCGCCATCAGCGTAACGATAATCGACAGAAATAATCCCTGAGCGCCGAGAGCAAAAACCGGGATGACATCAGTGATTATCGCGCCGTCAGTTTGCGGAAGTTTGTAGGGCGTAATAATCATAAAGCTAACTAATGAAATTAACGCGCAGGATACCTCATTCAACTGCCAGCGCTTCGCCATACTAATACTGATACTGACAACCACTAACAACGCCATAATGGAATAAGTAGCATCAAGAATATAATTGAGCTGACCTATAAATTTATCACCAAAAATAGAGACGATAAATTCCGCATAACCTGGAAACGGCAGATTGGCGATCAGCAGAAAAAAAGATCCGATGATCAGGAACGGCATAATCCTGATAAAACCATCTTTGATGGCAGAAAGATAATCGTTACTTTCTATTTTCATTGCCAACGGCAATAACTTCCTTTCCATTACTTCAGTGAATTTATTCATATGGTTCTCACTGTGCAGCCATTCGTTAAGTGGTATATACCACTAGAGTCCAATAGTATTTATGCCCGCTTTTGGTGTCAATGACTGGAAATTCGAACAGACAGAATTAAACGTGTTTTGTGATAGAAGGCACATTTAAGTGCAATCTGACTTTTAATACCTGGTGAATCACTGGGGAAAGGCCGGTCATCATCACGATGGCTAAATGTAACCGGTTTCAGCATTTTCATGCTTTCTTTGTGATGCCTTACACACATTCAATGCAAAAACGTTGTCTGCGTCGTCTGCAAAGGATAATGATTACGTACCAAGGAACATTGAGGGCTAGTTATGAAGAACATCGTTTTATGCTGCGCAGCAGGTATGTCCACCAGCATGTTAGTTCAACGTATGAAGGATGCAGCTCAGAAGAAAGGGGTCGAAGTGTCGATCAAAGCTGTGCCAGTCGCTGAATTCAATGACAACATTGCTGATGCTGATATTGTTTTGCTCGGGCCGCAGGTCAAATACGAGCAGGCAAAACTGCAGGCACAAGCCGATCCGCTGGGCAAAAAGGTCGCAGTGATTGATATGATGGATTACGGCATGATGAAAGGTGATGTCGTACTTGAGAAAGCCCTCAAGCTAATGGAGTAATGCTGTGGAAGATTTAGAAACCATCATTATGGAGCTGTTGGTCAACGCTGGCGCAGCACGTAGCCAGGCGCTGATGGCGCTGCAACTGGCCCGAAAAGGCGATTTCACCGCTGCTGAACAGGCAATGGATGAATCCCGCGAATATGTTAAACATGCGCATAAAATCCAGACCCAGCTCATTGGACTTGATGAAGGCGTGGGTAAATTACCGGTTAATCTGATCACGGTTCATTCGCAGGATCATCTTATGAATGCCATGGTGATTCAGGATCTCGCTGGCGATATGATAGAAATATATCGTCGATTGCCGCTGGTCAGTTAATCCAGGATACAAGCCTGATCCATTATGTTGAACAGGCTTGCTCTTCTCAGCGTTACCACCCTATTCCCTTACAGTAGCTGTATTTAACGTCAGGTATTTTTTTGACAAGATTATGCTCTGTCATACATTGGCTAAATGTACGATCGCTATAAAATGCAACGCTGATTACCACCCAGGGCCGGGCTTCACGAACGCCGTTACGGGGTGCAAAATATCTGCATGCTTCAGTAAAGGATTTCGACGTTTGTGAGGGATCGCCCATACTCATAAATCGTCGGAAAATATCCTCGTCGGAACCCTGCAAATTCTTTCTTCGCCCATCGTCATCTATTAAATTATTTGAAAAATCAGAAAAATACGTCTGTACGATAGTTCTGGCCTGCGGCTTGAGTTTGTCTGAGAACTGTCCGTCACGGCACAGATTTTCATATAAAGAGAACATGAGATCGCCCGCACCGTCAGACTCTTTCTGACAGCTTTTAATTGTGCGAGGAATATTACTGTGCTGAGTACCTTTGTTGACC of Klebsiella sp. RIT-PI-d contains these proteins:
- the celB gene encoding PTS cellobiose transporter subunit IIC — protein: MNKFTEVMERKLLPLAMKIESNDYLSAIKDGFIRIMPFLIIGSFFLLIANLPFPGYAEFIVSIFGDKFIGQLNYILDATYSIMALLVVVSISISMAKRWQLNEVSCALISLVSFMIITPYKLPQTDGAIITDVIPVFALGAQGLFLSIIVTLMAVRLYRLFSHRRLMISMPDSVPPAVANSFSSLIPSLLIVLVFWLIRLFFESTAYGTVQEMIFLVLQAPMMKLGNTLPSQMIAEFFISFFWFFGLHGDSIVTAIMGPIWRSLTLENLQAMKAGLPPGNIITQQFRDVFLICGGTGFTLAMLLVMLLRAKSKRMREIAKLATPAAIFNINEPIIFGVPIALNPVLLIPFIIVPVVLCVITYSAMASGFLPLTSGIEIPWTTPIFISGFLICGWKGILFQAINLIVAMTIYYPFVMTLDRQYLRDESDYAAKSADESLVTEK
- a CDS encoding PTS lactose/cellobiose transporter subunit IIA, which produces MEDLETIIMELLVNAGAARSQALMALQLARKGDFTAAEQAMDESREYVKHAHKIQTQLIGLDEGVGKLPVNLITVHSQDHLMNAMVIQDLAGDMIEIYRRLPLVS
- a CDS encoding GntR family transcriptional regulator, whose protein sequence is MKPVYVLIRDTLRRDIQNQKYPVGSLIPSERELAETYQVTRATVQKAIAHMEQEGLVKKIVGKGTFVCRTFAPPVYLLNPEGKNGALGVTQELSEKTTITSQLIYHVQQPAGDYLASQFGLSADEPVHAIRRVRLFDDVPALIEDSYIPLAIVANIDDDTLQHHSLYSFIEKSCRQKIGGTDTEVAASLFNAEMAKLLSIPVNSAMLHIKERTWLADGTVFNYSWSYNRGDLFRMRSRKVLTS
- a CDS encoding PTS sugar transporter subunit IIB, which translates into the protein MKNIVLCCAAGMSTSMLVQRMKDAAQKKGVEVSIKAVPVAEFNDNIADADIVLLGPQVKYEQAKLQAQADPLGKKVAVIDMMDYGMMKGDVVLEKALKLME
- a CDS encoding 6-phospho-beta-glucosidase → MNKKLKIVTIGGGSSYTPEIIEGFIQRHHELPIGEIWLVDVEAGREKLEIVGNLAKRMVEAAGIDCQIHLTLDRREALKDADFVTTQLRVGQLDARIKDERIPLSHGLIGQETNGAGGLAKALRTIPVILDICRDMEALCPDAWLINFTNPSGIVTEAVIKHSRIKCVGLCNLSQSMQRMVAEILGVDKSRFLLQLVGLNHFLYGTHVYMDGKDVMPEVLKNLRYDSAHKPKNIPDIPWLQAQIQHLGVIPCPYHQYYYTTSDVLDKQLQEYKEHGTRGEVVKAVEHELFELYKNPDLHEKPKQLEQRGGAYYSEAACELISAIYNDKNLLMTVNVRNNGAIRSLPDNVAIETTCVIGRYGAIPLNNDPLPSTVSGLVSVMKSWEEMAVEAAVTGSYGAALQALTLNPLVPSGKVAKQVLDELLDAHRDYLPQFFRT